Proteins encoded in a region of the Bubalus bubalis isolate 160015118507 breed Murrah chromosome 9, NDDB_SH_1, whole genome shotgun sequence genome:
- the FGFR4 gene encoding fibroblast growth factor receptor 4 isoform X1: MRLLLVLLGVLLGAPGAPALSFEASEETELEPCLAPSLEQQEQELTVALGQPVRLCCGRAERSGHWYKEGSRLTPAGRVRGWRGRLEIASFLPEDAGQYLCLSRGSLLLHNVTLVVDDSMTSSNGDEDPKIHRSPLNGHVYPQQAPYWTHPQRMEKKLHAVPAGNTVKFRCPAAGNPMPTIRWLKDGQDFHGEHRIGGIRLRHQHWSLVMESVVPSDRGTYTCLVENSLGSIRYSYLLDVLERSPHRPILQAGLPANTTAVVGSDVELLCKVYSDAQPHIQWLKHIVINGSSFGADGFPYVQVLKTADINSSEVEVLYLRNVSAEDAGEYTCLAGNSIGLSYQSAWLTVLPEEDLTWTATAPEGRYTDIILYSSGSLALIVFLLLVGLYRRQTLLTRHHRQPATVQKLSRFPLARQFSLESGSSAKSSLSLVRGVRLSSSGPPLLAGLVSLDLPLDPLWEFPRDRLVLGKPLGEGCFGQVVCAEAFGMDPTRPDQASTVAVKMLKDNASDKDLADLVSEMEVMKLIGRHKNIINLLGVCTQEGPLYVIVECAAKGNLREFLRARRPPGPDLSPDGPRSSEGPLSFPALVSCAYQVARGMQYLESRKCIHRDLAARNVLVTEDNVMKIADFGLARGIHHIDYYKKTSNGRLPVKWMAPEALFDRVYTHQSDVWSFGILLWEIFTLGGSPYPGIPVEELFSLLREGHRMDRPPHCPPELYGLMRECWHAAPSQRPTFKQLVEALDKVLLAVSEEYLDLRLTFGPYSPAGGDASSTCSSSDSVFSHDPLPPRPSSFSFPGVQT, from the exons ATGCGGCTGCTGTTGGTCCTACTGGGGGTCCTGCTGGGGGCACCTGGGGCTCCAGCTTTGTCCTTTGAGGCCTCTGAGGAAACGGAGCTGG AGCCCTGCCTGGCCCCCAGCCTGGAGCAGCAAGAGCAGGAGTTGACGGTGGCCCTTGGGCAGCCTGTGCGGTTATGCTGTGGGCGGGCTGAGCGCAGTGGCCACTGGTACAAGGAGGGCAGTCGCCTGACACCTGCTGGCCGGGTACGAGGCTGGAGAGGCCGCTTGGAGATTGCCAGCTTCCTACCCGAGGATGCTGGCCAGTACCTCTGCCTGTCACGAGGCTCCTTGCTTCTGCACAATGTCACCTTGGTTGTGGACG ACTCCATGACCTCCAGCAATGGCGACGAGGACCCCAAGATCCACAGGAGCCCCTTGAATGGGCACGTTTACCCCCAGCAAG CACCCTACTGGACACACCCCCAGCGCATGGAGAAGAAGCTGCATGCTGTGCCTGCCGGGAACACCGTCAAGTTCCGCTGTCCAGCTGCAGGCAACCCCATGCCCACCATCCGCTGGCTCAAGGATGGACAGGACTTCCACGGGGAGCATCGCATTGGAGGCATTCGA CTGCGCCACCAGCACTGGAGCCTGGTGATGGAAAGCGTGGTGCCCTCTGACCGTGGCACGTACACCTGCCTCGTGGAGAACTCTTTGGGCAGCATCCGCTATAGCTACCTGCTGGACGTGCTGG AGCGGTCCCCGCACCGGCCCATCCTTCAGGCAGGACTCCCAGCCAACACCACGGCTGTGGTGGGCAGTGACGTGGAACTGCTCTGCAAGGTGTACAGCGATGCCCAGCCCCACATCCAGTGGCTGAAGCACATCGTCATCAACGGCAGCAGCTTCGGTGCCGACGGCTTCCCCTATGTGCAAGTCTTAAAG ACAGCGGACATCAATAGCTCAGAGGTGGAGGTCTTGTACCTTCGGAATGTATCTGCTGAGGATGCAGGCGAGTATACCTGCCTGGCGGGCAACTCCATCGGCCTTTCCTACCAGTCGGCCTGGCTCACGGTGCTGCCAG AGGAGGATCTCACGTGGACAGCGACAGCACCCGAAGGCAGGTACACGGACATCATCCTGTACTCGTCAGGCTCTCTGGCTTTGATCGTGTTCCTGCTGCTGGTCGGGCTATATCGCAGGCAGACGCTCCTCACCCGACACCACCGACAGCCCGCCACCGTGCAGAAGTTGTCTCGCTTCCCTCTGGCCCGACAG TTCTCGCTGGAGTCAGGCTCCTCAGCCAAGTCAAGCTTGTCCCTGGTGCGGGGTGTCCGTCTCTCCTCCAGTGGCCCCCCCTTGCTCGCTGGCCTTGTGAgtcttgacctgcctcttgacccACTGTGGGAGTTCCCCCGGGACAG gctggtgctgggaaagcccCTGGGCGAGGGCTGCTTTGGGCAGGTGGTGTGCGCAGAGGCCTTCGGCATGGACCCCACCCGGCCGGACCAAGCCAGCACTGTGGCCGTCAAGATGCTTAAGG ACAACGCCTCCGACAAGGACTTGGCAGACCTGGTCTCTGAGATGGAGGTGATGAAGCTGATTGGCCGACACAAGAACATTATCAACCTGCTGGGTGTCTGCACCCAGGAAG GGCCCTTGTACGTGATCGTGGAGTGTGCTGCCAAGGGCAACCTGCGGGAGTTCCTGAGGGCCCGCCGCCCCCCAGGCCCTGACCTCAGCCCTGACGGGCCTCGGAGCAGCGAGGGGCCGctctccttccctgccctggTCTCCTGCGCCTACCAGGTGGCCCGGGGCATGCAGTACCTGGAGTCCCGGAAG tgcATCCACCGAGACCTGGCTGCCCGCAATGTGCTGGTGACCGAGGACAACGTGATGAAGATTGCAGACTTCGGGCTGGCCCGTGGCATCCACCACATTGACTACTACAAGAAAACTAGCAAC GGCCGCCTGCCTGTCAAGTGGATGGCACCAGAGGCCTTGTTTGACAGAGTCTACACACACCAGAGTGATGT GTGGTCGTTTGGAATCCTGCTGTGGGAGATCTTCACCCTCGGGGGCTCCCCATACCCTGGCATCCCCGTGGAGGAGCTGTTCTCGCTGCTACGAGAGGGGCATCGGATGGACCGGCCCCCACACTGCCCCCCAGAGCT gtACGGGCTGATGCGCGAGTGCTGGCACGCAGCACCGTCTCAGAGGCCCACTTTCAAGCAACTGGTGGAGGCGCTGGACAAGGTCCTGCTGGCCGTCTCTGAGGAG TACCTCGACCTCCGCCTAACCTTTGGACCCTACTCCCCTGCCGGCGGGGACGCCAGCAGCACCTGCTCCTCTAGCGACTCTGTCTTCAGCCACGACCCCCTACCACCGAGGCCCagctccttctccttccctgggGTGCAGACGTGA
- the FGFR4 gene encoding fibroblast growth factor receptor 4 isoform X2, which produces MTSSNGDEDPKIHRSPLNGHVYPQQAPYWTHPQRMEKKLHAVPAGNTVKFRCPAAGNPMPTIRWLKDGQDFHGEHRIGGIRLRHQHWSLVMESVVPSDRGTYTCLVENSLGSIRYSYLLDVLERSPHRPILQAGLPANTTAVVGSDVELLCKVYSDAQPHIQWLKHIVINGSSFGADGFPYVQVLKTADINSSEVEVLYLRNVSAEDAGEYTCLAGNSIGLSYQSAWLTVLPEEDLTWTATAPEGRYTDIILYSSGSLALIVFLLLVGLYRRQTLLTRHHRQPATVQKLSRFPLARQFSLESGSSAKSSLSLVRGVRLSSSGPPLLAGLVSLDLPLDPLWEFPRDRLVLGKPLGEGCFGQVVCAEAFGMDPTRPDQASTVAVKMLKDNASDKDLADLVSEMEVMKLIGRHKNIINLLGVCTQEGPLYVIVECAAKGNLREFLRARRPPGPDLSPDGPRSSEGPLSFPALVSCAYQVARGMQYLESRKCIHRDLAARNVLVTEDNVMKIADFGLARGIHHIDYYKKTSNGRLPVKWMAPEALFDRVYTHQSDVWSFGILLWEIFTLGGSPYPGIPVEELFSLLREGHRMDRPPHCPPELYGLMRECWHAAPSQRPTFKQLVEALDKVLLAVSEEYLDLRLTFGPYSPAGGDASSTCSSSDSVFSHDPLPPRPSSFSFPGVQT; this is translated from the exons ATGACCTCCAGCAATGGCGACGAGGACCCCAAGATCCACAGGAGCCCCTTGAATGGGCACGTTTACCCCCAGCAAG CACCCTACTGGACACACCCCCAGCGCATGGAGAAGAAGCTGCATGCTGTGCCTGCCGGGAACACCGTCAAGTTCCGCTGTCCAGCTGCAGGCAACCCCATGCCCACCATCCGCTGGCTCAAGGATGGACAGGACTTCCACGGGGAGCATCGCATTGGAGGCATTCGA CTGCGCCACCAGCACTGGAGCCTGGTGATGGAAAGCGTGGTGCCCTCTGACCGTGGCACGTACACCTGCCTCGTGGAGAACTCTTTGGGCAGCATCCGCTATAGCTACCTGCTGGACGTGCTGG AGCGGTCCCCGCACCGGCCCATCCTTCAGGCAGGACTCCCAGCCAACACCACGGCTGTGGTGGGCAGTGACGTGGAACTGCTCTGCAAGGTGTACAGCGATGCCCAGCCCCACATCCAGTGGCTGAAGCACATCGTCATCAACGGCAGCAGCTTCGGTGCCGACGGCTTCCCCTATGTGCAAGTCTTAAAG ACAGCGGACATCAATAGCTCAGAGGTGGAGGTCTTGTACCTTCGGAATGTATCTGCTGAGGATGCAGGCGAGTATACCTGCCTGGCGGGCAACTCCATCGGCCTTTCCTACCAGTCGGCCTGGCTCACGGTGCTGCCAG AGGAGGATCTCACGTGGACAGCGACAGCACCCGAAGGCAGGTACACGGACATCATCCTGTACTCGTCAGGCTCTCTGGCTTTGATCGTGTTCCTGCTGCTGGTCGGGCTATATCGCAGGCAGACGCTCCTCACCCGACACCACCGACAGCCCGCCACCGTGCAGAAGTTGTCTCGCTTCCCTCTGGCCCGACAG TTCTCGCTGGAGTCAGGCTCCTCAGCCAAGTCAAGCTTGTCCCTGGTGCGGGGTGTCCGTCTCTCCTCCAGTGGCCCCCCCTTGCTCGCTGGCCTTGTGAgtcttgacctgcctcttgacccACTGTGGGAGTTCCCCCGGGACAG gctggtgctgggaaagcccCTGGGCGAGGGCTGCTTTGGGCAGGTGGTGTGCGCAGAGGCCTTCGGCATGGACCCCACCCGGCCGGACCAAGCCAGCACTGTGGCCGTCAAGATGCTTAAGG ACAACGCCTCCGACAAGGACTTGGCAGACCTGGTCTCTGAGATGGAGGTGATGAAGCTGATTGGCCGACACAAGAACATTATCAACCTGCTGGGTGTCTGCACCCAGGAAG GGCCCTTGTACGTGATCGTGGAGTGTGCTGCCAAGGGCAACCTGCGGGAGTTCCTGAGGGCCCGCCGCCCCCCAGGCCCTGACCTCAGCCCTGACGGGCCTCGGAGCAGCGAGGGGCCGctctccttccctgccctggTCTCCTGCGCCTACCAGGTGGCCCGGGGCATGCAGTACCTGGAGTCCCGGAAG tgcATCCACCGAGACCTGGCTGCCCGCAATGTGCTGGTGACCGAGGACAACGTGATGAAGATTGCAGACTTCGGGCTGGCCCGTGGCATCCACCACATTGACTACTACAAGAAAACTAGCAAC GGCCGCCTGCCTGTCAAGTGGATGGCACCAGAGGCCTTGTTTGACAGAGTCTACACACACCAGAGTGATGT GTGGTCGTTTGGAATCCTGCTGTGGGAGATCTTCACCCTCGGGGGCTCCCCATACCCTGGCATCCCCGTGGAGGAGCTGTTCTCGCTGCTACGAGAGGGGCATCGGATGGACCGGCCCCCACACTGCCCCCCAGAGCT gtACGGGCTGATGCGCGAGTGCTGGCACGCAGCACCGTCTCAGAGGCCCACTTTCAAGCAACTGGTGGAGGCGCTGGACAAGGTCCTGCTGGCCGTCTCTGAGGAG TACCTCGACCTCCGCCTAACCTTTGGACCCTACTCCCCTGCCGGCGGGGACGCCAGCAGCACCTGCTCCTCTAGCGACTCTGTCTTCAGCCACGACCCCCTACCACCGAGGCCCagctccttctccttccctgggGTGCAGACGTGA